In Ascaphus truei isolate aAscTru1 chromosome 7, aAscTru1.hap1, whole genome shotgun sequence, one genomic interval encodes:
- the LOC142498925 gene encoding cathepsin K-like isoform X1 codes for MLLCLCLLALGLPLVRSGLYQDETLDSAWELWKKAHLKQYNSQLDELLRRHIWEKNLKLITSHNLEFSRGQHSYELAMNHLGDMTSEEVVEKMTGLKVPPHRQPNNTYIPDWTARIPDYIDYRKKGYVTPVQNQGYCGSCWAFSSVGALEGQLMKKTGTLVSLSPQNLVDCDTDNYGCDGGYMTNAFGYVRDNGGIDSDVAYPYIGQDEGCIYNPRDKAASCTGYKEIPRGSEKALKRAVAQAGPVSVSIDASLPSFHFYNKGVYYDGSCDPEGINHAVLVVGYGNVKGTKHWITKNSWGEQWGNKGYILMARNKNNACGIANLASFPVM; via the exons ATgctgctgtgtctctgtctcttggCCCTCGGGCTGCCCTTGGTGAGGTCCGGTCTGTATCAGGATGAGACCTTGGATTCTGCGTGGGAGCTGTGGAAGAAAGCCCATCTCAAGCAGTATAACAGCCAG CTGGACGAGCTCCTGAGGCGTCACATCTGGGAGAAGAACCTGAAGTTGATCACATCCCACAACCTGGAGTTCTCCCGGGGGCAGCACTCGTATGAACTGGCCATGAACCACCTGGGAGACATG ACCAGTGAAGAAGTTGTTGAAAAGATGACAGGGTTAAAGGTCCCCCCTCATCGCCAGCCCAACAACACCTACATTCCTGATTGGACGGCCCGGATTCCAGATTATATCGACTACAGGAAAAAAGGCTATGTCACTCCAGTCCAAAACCAG GGTTACTGTGGCTCGTGCTGGGCTTTCAGTTCAGTAGGTGCCTTGGAAGGGCAGCTCATGAAGAAAACGGGGACACTGGTGTCCCTCAGCCCACAGAACCTGGTGGATTGCGACACGGATAACTACGGATGCGATGGAGGGTACATGACCAACGCATTCGGTTATGTGAGGGACAACGGGGGGATAGACTCGGATGTGGCTTATCCTTATATCGGACAG GATGAAGGCTGCATCTATAACCCAAGGGATAAAGCTGCCAGCTGCACGGGTTACAAAGAGATCCCGAGAGGAAGTGAGAAGGCATTGAAAAGGGCAGTGGCACAGGCGGGTCCAGTGTCCGTCAGCATCGATGCCAGTCTGCCCTCTTTCCATTTCTACAATAAAG GGGTGTATTACGATGGAAGCTGTGACCCGGAAGGTATAAATCACGCTGTCCTGGTGGTCGGATACGGAAATGTGAAGGGGACAAAGCACTGGATCACCAAGAACAG CTGGGGAGAGCAGTGGGGTAACAAAGGCTACATCCTTATGGCGAGGAACAAGAACAATGCCTGTGGGATCGCAAACTTAGCCAGCTTCCCAGTGATGTGA
- the LOC142498925 gene encoding cathepsin K-like isoform X2 produces the protein MVVDWIPRDSKRPRQQPKGYCGSCWAFSSVGALEGQLMKKTGTLVSLSPQNLVDCDTDNYGCDGGYMTNAFGYVRDNGGIDSDVAYPYIGQDEGCIYNPRDKAASCTGYKEIPRGSEKALKRAVAQAGPVSVSIDASLPSFHFYNKGVYYDGSCDPEGINHAVLVVGYGNVKGTKHWITKNSWGEQWGNKGYILMARNKNNACGIANLASFPVM, from the exons ATGGTAgttgactggattccaagagacagcaaaagaccaagacaacaaccaaaa GGTTACTGTGGCTCGTGCTGGGCTTTCAGTTCAGTAGGTGCCTTGGAAGGGCAGCTCATGAAGAAAACGGGGACACTGGTGTCCCTCAGCCCACAGAACCTGGTGGATTGCGACACGGATAACTACGGATGCGATGGAGGGTACATGACCAACGCATTCGGTTATGTGAGGGACAACGGGGGGATAGACTCGGATGTGGCTTATCCTTATATCGGACAG GATGAAGGCTGCATCTATAACCCAAGGGATAAAGCTGCCAGCTGCACGGGTTACAAAGAGATCCCGAGAGGAAGTGAGAAGGCATTGAAAAGGGCAGTGGCACAGGCGGGTCCAGTGTCCGTCAGCATCGATGCCAGTCTGCCCTCTTTCCATTTCTACAATAAAG GGGTGTATTACGATGGAAGCTGTGACCCGGAAGGTATAAATCACGCTGTCCTGGTGGTCGGATACGGAAATGTGAAGGGGACAAAGCACTGGATCACCAAGAACAG CTGGGGAGAGCAGTGGGGTAACAAAGGCTACATCCTTATGGCGAGGAACAAGAACAATGCCTGTGGGATCGCAAACTTAGCCAGCTTCCCAGTGATGTGA